The proteins below are encoded in one region of Hordeum vulgare subsp. vulgare chromosome 3H, MorexV3_pseudomolecules_assembly, whole genome shotgun sequence:
- the LOC123440549 gene encoding uncharacterized protein LOC123440549, with the protein MADDSSSPASYIRLVQHLIEKCICYDMDKEECVQALEKHANIMPAVTSTVWKELEKENREFFETYKKDRGGESPSHKGSPSDQASTSRNTDDNDNNDNDD; encoded by the exons ATGGCCGACGACTCGTCGTCCCCGGCGTCCTACATCCGGCTG GTGCAGCATCTGATCGAGAAGTGCATCTGCTACGACATGGACAAGGAGGAATGCGTGCAGGCGCTGGAGAAGCACGCCAACATCATGCCCGCCGTCACGTCCACTG TGTGgaaggagctggagaaggagaacAGGGAGTTCTTCGAGACGTACAAGAAGGACCGAGGCGGTGAGTCGCCGTCGCACAAGGGCAGTCCCTCAGACCAGGCGTCCACCTCAAGGAACacagacgacaacgacaacaacgacaacgacgactag